From the Natronogracilivirga saccharolytica genome, one window contains:
- a CDS encoding PD-(D/E)XK nuclease family protein: MKALFKTLFDLVTRESSQPLEDYLTEIFAHVLSDNQELLKVFLAKIKINRFDTEELSISTQHELTALEDHDSNSRPDIAIFGDDLAVFIENKVHSAEGKEQLKRYAEHLESLNKKHKKLVYITKNYDPKEVNELFENCNTLSKTDFIHLRWFEIAELLKNFPDDLITYELLKFMKTNKLTMNNQFTPLDLITLSNFSNVSDIMDEVLFGEISSRFEKVNGNVTQKSTRLTQLKEHDRYIYYSGHKDKISVLLGFWLNSKKEEEYPELGIEIEINPNASRVEHWEEVFKEIEKNYLNWKTSNLNSPKQWSRVVKKSSLQTILSTENHVLESKKFLNECIDDLDSIIKTYRLREEA, encoded by the coding sequence ATGAAAGCCCTCTTCAAAACACTATTTGATCTGGTAACCAGGGAAAGCAGCCAGCCTTTGGAGGATTATCTGACTGAAATATTTGCCCATGTTTTATCTGACAATCAAGAGCTTCTCAAGGTGTTTCTCGCAAAAATAAAAATTAATCGCTTTGATACTGAGGAGCTTAGCATATCTACACAACATGAGTTGACAGCACTGGAAGATCACGATAGCAACAGTCGTCCTGATATAGCCATTTTTGGGGATGATTTAGCCGTTTTTATTGAAAACAAAGTACACTCTGCTGAAGGTAAAGAACAGTTAAAAAGGTATGCCGAGCACCTGGAGTCTTTAAATAAAAAGCATAAAAAGCTTGTCTATATAACGAAAAACTATGACCCCAAAGAGGTTAACGAGCTGTTTGAAAACTGCAACACACTCTCTAAAACCGACTTTATTCACCTAAGATGGTTTGAGATTGCGGAACTTTTAAAAAACTTTCCAGATGATCTTATTACATATGAACTCCTTAAATTCATGAAAACAAACAAGCTTACCATGAATAATCAATTCACACCCCTCGACCTTATTACATTAAGCAACTTTTCTAATGTCAGTGACATAATGGACGAAGTGCTGTTTGGTGAAATTTCGTCAAGATTTGAAAAGGTCAACGGAAATGTGACCCAAAAGTCAACACGTCTGACTCAGTTAAAAGAACATGACAGATATATATACTATTCGGGTCACAAAGATAAAATTAGCGTGCTCTTGGGTTTTTGGTTGAATTCAAAAAAGGAGGAAGAATATCCTGAGCTCGGAATTGAAATCGAAATTAATCCCAACGCAAGCAGAGTTGAGCACTGGGAAGAGGTTTTTAAAGAGATAGAGAAAAACTATCTCAACTGGAAAACCTCTAATTTGAATAGTCCCAAACAGTGGAGCAGGGTGGTTAAAAAATCAAGCTTGCAGACAATACTTTCGACTGAGAATCATGTTTTGGAAAGCAAGAAGTTTTTGAACGAATGTATTGATGATTTGGACAGTATTATTAAAACTTACCGTTTGCGCGAAGAAGCTTAA
- a CDS encoding DUF4268 domain-containing protein, which yields MKLGKFEKLDLRAYWKKEDSDFTPWLAKEENILLLGETIGIDLEVKKQEDNVGPYRADITCIDTTNNHLVLIENQLEKTDHIHLGQLITYASGLDAVTIIWIAQRFTEEHRAALDWLNRITEDSINFFGIEIELYRINDSLPAPMFNMISKPNNWAKSLRKSVSSENLSETKLLQQEYWQGLITFLEDNKSFVKLHSAQPQHWINAAIGRSNFFLSASVNSKEHSISIALNITSDDAEQNYERLYELGYEKSLKNISPDLLWDKMEGRKMSCVLFKTSGNFTIRNDWPNQHAWFKDNLEKFTKFFRPLVKKV from the coding sequence ATGAAGCTTGGTAAATTTGAAAAGCTCGACCTCAGAGCATACTGGAAGAAGGAGGATTCCGATTTTACTCCATGGTTAGCAAAAGAGGAAAACATCCTTCTGCTTGGTGAAACTATTGGCATCGATTTGGAGGTCAAGAAACAAGAGGACAATGTTGGACCTTATCGGGCTGATATTACCTGCATCGATACCACCAACAACCATCTTGTCCTCATCGAGAATCAACTTGAGAAGACCGATCACATCCACCTTGGGCAACTCATAACATATGCTTCAGGACTTGACGCTGTGACCATTATCTGGATTGCCCAACGCTTTACTGAAGAACATCGCGCTGCTTTGGATTGGCTAAACCGAATAACTGAGGATTCAATCAATTTCTTTGGCATTGAAATTGAATTGTATCGCATCAATGATTCTCTACCGGCACCTATGTTCAATATGATTTCTAAGCCTAATAACTGGGCTAAGTCCCTTAGGAAATCCGTCTCTTCCGAGAATCTTTCTGAAACAAAACTATTACAGCAAGAATATTGGCAGGGACTAATCACCTTTTTAGAGGACAACAAAAGTTTTGTAAAACTGCACAGTGCTCAACCCCAGCATTGGATCAATGCTGCAATCGGACGTAGCAATTTCTTTCTGTCAGCAAGTGTAAACTCAAAAGAACATTCTATAAGTATTGCACTGAACATTACCAGTGATGACGCAGAGCAAAATTATGAGAGACTCTACGAATTGGGTTATGAGAAGTCTTTGAAAAACATCAGCCCTGACTTGCTGTGGGATAAAATGGAAGGACGCAAAATGAGCTGTGTGCTTTTCAAAACTTCCGGTAATTTCACAATAAGGAATGACTGGCCGAACCAACATGCCTGGTTCAAAGATAATCTGGAGAAGTTTACAAAGTTTTTCAGGCCGCTCGTAAAGAAAGTTTAG
- a CDS encoding BREX protein BrxB domain-containing protein, giving the protein MISKTDVLINNYEKVVSEPWNQNLSGQEKVWFLVYDPSEHRKVMFRLGDFEQVTRKYHRNWLHVSLADAFPVWMAEHEYRDEYFKSPTEIQDQVETGFRDFVVERIKNTIENATELSNTVLAISDVNALFGFIKLSDVLNDLYQFNKGRMLIFFPGEYHNNHYRLMDARDGWSYLARPITA; this is encoded by the coding sequence ATGATTTCTAAAACTGATGTACTGATCAACAACTATGAGAAGGTGGTAAGTGAGCCATGGAATCAGAATTTATCCGGCCAAGAAAAGGTTTGGTTCCTGGTATACGACCCTTCGGAACATCGCAAGGTCATGTTCCGGTTAGGTGATTTTGAACAAGTTACTCGAAAGTATCATCGAAACTGGCTGCATGTAAGCCTGGCCGATGCTTTTCCTGTCTGGATGGCAGAGCATGAATACCGTGATGAATACTTCAAAAGCCCGACAGAAATTCAGGATCAAGTAGAAACCGGGTTCAGAGATTTTGTAGTTGAGCGTATCAAAAATACTATTGAAAATGCAACCGAATTAAGTAATACAGTATTGGCTATCTCAGATGTAAATGCACTTTTTGGGTTTATCAAGTTATCGGATGTACTAAACGACCTGTATCAGTTTAACAAGGGCAGAATGTTGATCTTTTTCCCAGGTGAATATCATAATAATCATTATCGACTTATGGATGCGCGAGATGGATGGAGTTACCTCGCACGGCCAATAACAGCGTAA
- the brxC gene encoding BREX system P-loop protein BrxC translates to MKNKDLFVLNPEENNLINDGVAQLNTSSKDKDGQQIIRHEIRTFVCEGEYESGLRRILQTYLRHFDQPKQPAAWVSGFFGSGKSHLVKMLSFFWENFSFDDGTTARELKPLPNDLQEQFVELSRLQKQHGSIVMRGLLSEYPAKQVHYSFLQLMLSNLQLPSKLHQFRFWYWCRAEGILDGLISHIESAGKKFENELNNLYVSKHIPAAIMKLMPDYAESEAQVREQIGRNFPRVENLSREEFLFTIKSQILPMYSESLPCILVTLDEVQQFIASDEDKSHQVQLLAEDLCENFSGRLLLVGTGQNALTDTPILQKLNERFTVKVPLSDKDVETVTRKTVLEKKSSETPKIESTLNSSLGEVSRLLEGSDFGFTNEDKKTLVADYPILPSTRKFWKRVLQAIDVAGTSGQLRSQLRIVDESIKSVADRNLGEVIPADFIFEQKKQQLIQNALLLNEQSNIMESLAASGGDDALKARILAVAFLIDLLPRDTNSFQLKADTRTIADLLIDSIKEPSDTFRTKIENLIEDLVQKDKYLIPLDDEFKLQTRVGAEWEKEFTTQASKFRNDEQRLYEVRMTRIRSFLEDKLRSVYMLHGDSKQRREHILHTGQEKPRIQSRLNLWIRDGWLENEDALLEEVRAEGTDQAIGYLFIKRSRDHELMREIVKMLAAQATLAEKGVPSTPDGELARKSMETRKKMAEQQVLSLTETVCQDIRVYLAGGALQDGGDLISNIRQALTSLASRQFPEFRKADYPGWDKALRKAANNDTQALSAIGYKKDPKEHPMTADLMKAIGFSGKAGKEIRETFTNSPYGWSQDAIDAMLISLKLAGNLSTNESNLNQRSIAQAVFKVEAMTLSGTQKVQIRNLFSKAGVHCKPGNELKCSVDYLRMLDNLARNIAGEPPRPETVDSEIITELLNLEGNERLLAIHEQADTLQSRYEQWTREAATVRDRLPSWELLLRLNHFAEDAPEINEIRSEISAIKDQRMLLWEPDPIQTPLSKLADHLRSSLNEYKKRYNQVYKQQMGELQQNEYFSKLTPEQKHQILSKHKLLKEAEITAETAKELLRELNHASLDAWSDKVAALPSKFQQALEEAIELSAPQAESYSLPRRTIRSEADLEKYLDDVRGSIKDLLTEGEVILK, encoded by the coding sequence ATGAAAAATAAAGACCTTTTCGTTCTCAATCCCGAAGAGAACAATTTGATCAATGACGGCGTTGCTCAACTCAATACTTCCTCAAAGGACAAGGATGGACAACAGATCATACGTCATGAAATCAGAACGTTCGTCTGCGAAGGCGAATACGAAAGTGGATTACGGCGTATACTGCAAACCTATCTTCGTCATTTTGACCAGCCCAAGCAGCCAGCCGCATGGGTGAGCGGGTTCTTTGGCAGCGGTAAATCCCACCTGGTGAAAATGCTCTCCTTTTTCTGGGAGAATTTCAGCTTCGATGACGGGACTACGGCCAGGGAACTCAAGCCCTTGCCGAACGATCTTCAGGAGCAGTTCGTGGAACTCTCACGGCTTCAGAAACAGCATGGAAGCATTGTGATGCGAGGTCTTCTTTCGGAGTATCCTGCGAAACAGGTCCACTACTCGTTCCTGCAACTCATGCTTTCCAACTTGCAGCTGCCCAGTAAGCTGCATCAGTTCCGGTTCTGGTACTGGTGCCGGGCCGAAGGAATCCTGGACGGTCTGATATCACATATTGAATCTGCCGGCAAGAAATTTGAGAATGAACTCAACAACCTCTACGTTTCCAAGCATATCCCGGCGGCCATCATGAAACTCATGCCCGATTATGCCGAAAGTGAGGCACAGGTCCGGGAGCAAATCGGCCGGAATTTCCCTCGTGTTGAAAATCTGAGCCGTGAGGAGTTCCTGTTTACGATCAAGAGCCAGATCCTTCCCATGTACAGCGAGAGCCTCCCCTGTATCCTGGTCACGCTGGATGAAGTGCAGCAGTTCATCGCATCTGATGAGGACAAGTCGCATCAAGTGCAACTTCTTGCCGAGGATTTGTGCGAAAATTTTTCAGGCCGTCTTCTTCTGGTTGGAACTGGTCAAAATGCTCTTACAGATACGCCCATTCTGCAAAAGCTGAATGAACGATTTACGGTTAAGGTGCCACTCTCTGACAAGGATGTCGAGACGGTGACACGCAAAACCGTACTGGAAAAGAAGTCCTCGGAGACGCCGAAAATAGAGAGTACTCTTAACAGCTCACTGGGCGAAGTTTCTCGTTTACTGGAGGGTTCAGATTTTGGATTTACAAATGAAGATAAAAAAACACTTGTTGCAGACTACCCTATACTCCCCTCCACCCGTAAATTCTGGAAACGAGTACTTCAAGCTATTGATGTAGCCGGCACATCCGGACAGCTTCGCAGCCAGCTGCGCATCGTGGATGAAAGCATCAAATCGGTGGCCGACCGCAATCTGGGAGAGGTTATCCCGGCTGATTTTATTTTCGAGCAAAAAAAACAACAGCTCATTCAAAATGCGCTCCTGCTGAATGAGCAAAGTAATATCATGGAAAGCCTTGCTGCCAGTGGCGGTGACGATGCCCTGAAGGCCCGTATTCTCGCCGTTGCTTTTTTAATCGATCTTTTACCACGTGATACGAACAGCTTTCAGCTAAAAGCAGACACCCGAACCATCGCTGATCTTTTAATCGACAGCATTAAAGAACCCTCGGACACCTTCCGAACCAAGATTGAAAACCTGATTGAGGATCTGGTACAAAAGGATAAGTATCTGATACCGTTGGATGATGAGTTTAAATTACAAACACGCGTGGGCGCCGAATGGGAAAAAGAGTTTACTACACAGGCCAGCAAGTTTCGCAATGACGAACAGCGTCTGTATGAAGTACGTATGACACGCATACGCTCTTTTCTGGAAGACAAGCTGCGCTCAGTTTACATGTTGCATGGTGATAGCAAACAACGCCGTGAACACATACTTCACACTGGCCAGGAAAAACCACGTATACAGTCCAGGTTGAACTTGTGGATTCGTGATGGATGGCTCGAAAACGAAGACGCCCTGCTTGAAGAAGTTCGCGCTGAAGGAACGGATCAGGCTATCGGCTATTTGTTCATTAAAAGGAGTCGCGATCACGAACTAATGCGGGAAATTGTTAAAATGCTGGCCGCGCAAGCGACACTTGCGGAAAAGGGTGTGCCTTCCACACCGGATGGGGAGCTGGCCCGCAAGAGCATGGAGACTCGCAAGAAAATGGCCGAACAGCAAGTGCTGTCGCTTACAGAAACTGTGTGTCAGGATATCCGTGTGTATCTGGCTGGCGGGGCTTTACAAGACGGCGGTGATTTAATTTCAAATATACGCCAGGCACTTACCTCCCTTGCCTCCAGGCAGTTTCCCGAGTTTCGAAAAGCTGATTATCCGGGTTGGGACAAAGCCTTGCGTAAAGCCGCTAACAACGATACACAAGCGCTGAGCGCCATCGGATATAAAAAGGATCCCAAAGAGCATCCAATGACTGCAGACCTGATGAAAGCCATCGGTTTTTCGGGTAAAGCGGGTAAGGAAATCCGGGAAACTTTCACAAACTCACCGTATGGCTGGAGTCAGGATGCGATTGATGCCATGCTTATCAGTCTCAAACTTGCTGGTAATTTGTCTACCAATGAGTCTAACCTGAATCAGCGCAGCATTGCCCAGGCGGTTTTCAAGGTGGAGGCGATGACACTGAGCGGCACCCAAAAAGTGCAGATCCGGAATCTTTTTTCCAAAGCCGGTGTGCATTGTAAGCCGGGTAATGAATTGAAATGCTCGGTGGATTATCTGCGTATGCTCGATAACCTTGCCCGAAACATTGCGGGCGAGCCACCAAGACCCGAGACGGTGGACAGTGAAATTATCACCGAACTGCTTAACCTGGAAGGAAACGAGCGTCTGTTGGCCATTCATGAACAGGCCGATACGCTGCAATCGCGCTACGAGCAATGGACCAGGGAGGCCGCTACCGTCCGGGACCGGCTGCCTTCATGGGAGTTACTGTTGCGGTTGAACCACTTTGCGGAGGACGCTCCGGAAATCAATGAGATACGCAGTGAAATCTCCGCCATCAAGGATCAGCGGATGTTGCTTTGGGAACCCGATCCCATACAGACACCGCTTTCAAAACTCGCAGATCACCTGCGCTCATCGCTGAATGAATACAAAAAACGATATAATCAAGTCTATAAGCAACAGATGGGAGAGCTGCAGCAGAACGAGTACTTCAGCAAACTTACCCCCGAGCAAAAACATCAAATTCTGTCCAAGCATAAACTGCTAAAAGAAGCTGAAATCACTGCTGAAACGGCGAAGGAATTGCTACGGGAGTTGAACCATGCCTCTCTTGATGCCTGGTCCGACAAGGTAGCCGCGCTGCCCAGCAAGTTTCAGCAGGCACTTGAGGAGGCCATCGAGCTGTCTGCTCCACAAGCTGAATCTTATTCGCTTCCCCGCCGCACCATTCGCAGCGAAGCCGATCTGGAGAAATACCTGGATGATGTTCGCGGATCTATCAAGGACCTGTTAACCGAGGGAGAAGTCATTCTGAAATAA
- a CDS encoding Eco57I restriction-modification methylase domain-containing protein: MSTLNSNQRTALENIVSKARQLAESGANKALKTLAVDQPEPYSHMSPDMRELRRRLRNKARLLGDRNTNGSQEMGKLSYELAYEYWHRMLFARFLEANHLLIHPQHELAVTLDECAEFAVEEGYADKWAAAAQYASRMLPAIFRPEDPLMQVEFATEDRLALERLLESIDTPLFQAVDSLGWVYQYWQSEAKATINASGDKIDGERLPAVTQLFTEPYMVHFLIDNSLGAWWVSRNPDTPPPVAFEYLRKRDDGTPAAGDFEGWPDSTREVTVMDPCMGSGHFMVELFLVMAPLRMHEEGLDKEEAARRVIAENLHGLEIDPRCTQIAAFNLALTAWKFCGHYHELPEMNLACSGLAPRGKADQWIKLVGKVHRDDQARMENGMRALYDHFQLAPELGSLLDPSTIEVDAFTASFQDLQPVLYDALSNENNEDEVERGVLAAGIAKTGHLLTTKYVLQITNVPYLSVSKHSKVLHDYGLQHFPKSRHDLATIFMEKLIKTNINGGSSAFVIPQNWTFLPRYKKLRINLLNNYKWDFLGRLGTKSFQTQMWDFNVMLFCITCFTTINNEFLGLDVSDKKDIEHKSMSLINNDLSFLGQKTQLSNPDSRIVIEDIQKTSKLSEYSDSRYGLRTADKNRFTNFFWESQNLSDWEFHQSTVSQTNHYSGRQIVLFWENGKGQLNKFAQLGLASLQGGDAWGKKGIVVSLIGKLPVTLYSGNFFDNNCAVIWPLREKHLKVIWCYCSSHQFSKEVRKLDQKLNVTNATLIKVPFDLEHWQKVADEKYPNGLPHPYSDDPTQWLFHGHPKCAENPLQVALARILGYRWPAESDDEMELDQRARDHIAEIQVFDHLSDDDGIICIPPVNGEKPAAESLRDYIRQVWGSDWDNYTLTSLLRSEDSKKSTLEQWLRDEFFIRHCKVFNNRPFLWHIWDGRKDGFAALVNYHQLTRANLKKLIYTYLNDWIRQCELKVRDNESGAEGMLMAARQLKEKLELILEGEPPYDIFVRWKPLHEQPIGWEPDLNDGVRLNIYPFMQAGVLRKNPNNIKWGKDRGKNPEGSHWGPDRYNRYEDLNDAWKIRDEQGRVIEHLTNEVKRKARKD; this comes from the coding sequence ATGTCTACACTCAACAGCAATCAGCGTACAGCACTTGAAAACATCGTAAGCAAGGCGCGTCAATTAGCCGAAAGTGGTGCTAACAAAGCCCTTAAAACTCTGGCGGTAGATCAACCCGAACCCTACTCTCATATGAGTCCGGATATGCGGGAGTTGCGTCGCCGACTTCGAAACAAGGCGCGTCTTCTCGGCGACCGTAACACCAACGGTAGTCAGGAAATGGGCAAACTCAGCTACGAACTGGCCTATGAGTACTGGCACCGGATGCTCTTCGCACGTTTTTTGGAAGCCAATCATTTACTCATCCATCCGCAACATGAACTGGCGGTGACCCTGGATGAGTGCGCCGAATTTGCCGTTGAGGAGGGCTATGCGGACAAATGGGCGGCAGCGGCTCAGTATGCCTCCCGGATGCTTCCGGCTATCTTTCGTCCCGAAGATCCGCTCATGCAGGTGGAATTTGCCACCGAGGATCGACTGGCACTGGAGCGACTGCTGGAAAGCATCGATACCCCGCTCTTTCAGGCGGTGGACAGCCTGGGATGGGTGTATCAGTACTGGCAAAGCGAAGCAAAGGCGACGATCAATGCCAGCGGGGACAAGATCGATGGTGAGCGGCTGCCGGCGGTGACACAGCTATTCACTGAGCCCTACATGGTCCATTTTTTAATCGATAATTCGCTGGGGGCCTGGTGGGTCAGCCGGAATCCCGATACCCCGCCACCGGTTGCCTTCGAATATCTTCGTAAACGTGACGATGGCACTCCTGCGGCTGGTGATTTTGAGGGTTGGCCGGATAGTACCAGGGAAGTTACCGTAATGGATCCCTGCATGGGATCCGGACATTTTATGGTGGAGCTGTTTCTGGTGATGGCGCCGCTGCGAATGCATGAAGAGGGGTTGGACAAAGAAGAAGCAGCGCGACGAGTAATCGCCGAGAATCTGCACGGACTGGAGATCGATCCGCGCTGTACCCAAATTGCCGCATTCAATTTGGCGCTGACGGCCTGGAAATTCTGTGGACACTATCATGAATTGCCCGAGATGAATCTGGCATGCAGTGGGCTTGCTCCAAGAGGAAAAGCAGATCAATGGATCAAGCTGGTCGGCAAGGTACACCGCGACGACCAGGCGCGAATGGAAAACGGCATGCGGGCTCTGTACGATCACTTTCAGCTTGCGCCAGAATTGGGAAGTCTTTTAGATCCGTCAACTATAGAAGTGGATGCATTTACAGCCAGTTTCCAGGATTTACAACCTGTGTTGTATGATGCATTATCAAACGAAAATAACGAGGATGAGGTGGAACGTGGTGTTTTAGCTGCTGGAATTGCTAAAACAGGTCATTTGTTAACAACAAAATATGTTCTTCAAATAACTAATGTTCCGTACTTATCGGTTAGCAAACACAGCAAAGTACTACACGATTATGGTCTGCAGCATTTCCCAAAGTCAAGACATGATCTCGCAACAATTTTTATGGAAAAGCTGATTAAAACAAATATTAATGGTGGGTCTTCAGCTTTTGTCATACCACAGAATTGGACATTTCTGCCTCGATACAAAAAACTAAGAATCAATTTACTAAATAATTATAAATGGGATTTTTTGGGACGCTTAGGCACAAAAAGCTTTCAAACACAAATGTGGGATTTTAACGTCATGTTATTTTGTATAACATGCTTTACTACAATTAATAATGAATTTTTGGGACTTGATGTTTCTGATAAAAAAGATATTGAACATAAGTCGATGTCATTAATTAATAATGATCTATCTTTTTTAGGGCAAAAAACACAATTATCAAACCCTGATTCAAGAATAGTCATTGAAGATATACAAAAGACATCTAAACTTTCAGAGTACTCTGATTCAAGATATGGATTAAGAACAGCTGACAAAAATCGATTTACTAATTTCTTTTGGGAATCTCAAAATCTATCAGATTGGGAGTTTCATCAATCAACTGTATCCCAAACAAATCACTATTCTGGAAGACAAATTGTTCTTTTTTGGGAAAATGGCAAGGGTCAACTTAATAAGTTCGCTCAGTTAGGTTTAGCCAGTTTACAAGGTGGGGATGCATGGGGGAAGAAAGGCATTGTAGTTAGTCTTATAGGCAAACTTCCTGTTACATTATATTCAGGTAATTTTTTTGATAATAATTGTGCTGTTATATGGCCTTTAAGGGAAAAGCATTTAAAGGTCATTTGGTGCTATTGTTCATCCCATCAATTCAGTAAAGAGGTTAGAAAATTAGATCAAAAGTTAAATGTTACTAATGCAACACTAATAAAAGTTCCCTTCGACCTGGAGCACTGGCAAAAAGTCGCCGATGAAAAATATCCTAACGGGCTACCTCATCCATACAGCGACGATCCCACCCAATGGCTGTTTCATGGTCATCCCAAGTGTGCTGAAAACCCTCTCCAAGTAGCCCTTGCACGCATTTTGGGATATCGATGGCCGGCGGAATCCGACGATGAGATGGAACTGGATCAAAGGGCACGGGATCACATCGCCGAGATTCAGGTTTTTGATCATCTGTCCGACGATGATGGCATCATCTGCATCCCCCCGGTCAATGGAGAAAAGCCTGCGGCCGAGTCATTGCGTGATTACATACGCCAGGTGTGGGGTTCCGATTGGGACAACTACACCTTGACCAGCCTGCTGCGAAGCGAGGATTCAAAGAAATCCACCCTGGAGCAATGGCTGCGGGATGAGTTCTTCATCCGTCACTGCAAGGTGTTCAACAACCGTCCGTTCCTGTGGCACATCTGGGATGGACGCAAGGATGGCTTCGCGGCACTGGTCAATTACCACCAGCTAACCCGGGCTAACCTGAAGAAGCTGATATACACCTACCTGAATGACTGGATCAGGCAATGTGAGTTGAAGGTCCGTGACAACGAGAGCGGGGCAGAGGGAATGCTGATGGCTGCCAGGCAGCTCAAGGAGAAGTTGGAGCTGATCCTGGAAGGCGAACCCCCTTATGACATTTTTGTCCGCTGGAAGCCACTGCACGAACAGCCCATTGGATGGGAGCCGGATCTCAACGATGGGGTCCGACTGAATATCTATCCCTTCATGCAGGCCGGGGTGTTGCGCAAGAACCCGAATAATATTAAGTGGGGTAAAGATCGCGGTAAAAATCCGGAAGGGTCACACTGGGGTCCGGACCGATACAACCGCTATGAAGACCTGAACGATGCCTGGAAGATTCGGGATGAACAAGGCAGGGTGATTGAGCACCTGACCAATGAGGTGAAGCGGAAAGCAAGGAAAGATTGA
- a CDS encoding nucleotidyl transferase AbiEii/AbiGii toxin family protein yields MDNKVFLQEWFKLTRETRVAIFTETARRMGLPVFAVEKDWWVVHTLRLLFSLPVSSHMVFKGGTSLSKGWKVIERFSEDIDLALDRSFLGFDGDLGKKKVSRLRRASYDYISGTLIHELQQAFDDFGFHDVSLRIEEVQHIDQDPLVIEIYYPKLTETDTYLKPGVLLEVGSRSLKEPFTIKPIISYIGEQHSDRLFADQAVGIPVVNAERTLLEKVFLLHEEHQRPMEKRRLNRLSRHLYDIYRLSQTSHCEAALKDSELYRTIVNHRSRFVRLSGVDYSQHQPKYINFIPPEDALSEWKKDYSEMRENMIHTDSPAFGELIDYLRDFQSRLNGLTWTL; encoded by the coding sequence ATGGATAACAAGGTTTTTTTGCAAGAATGGTTCAAACTTACCAGGGAAACACGGGTGGCAATTTTTACCGAAACTGCCCGGCGAATGGGGTTACCAGTCTTTGCAGTTGAAAAGGATTGGTGGGTAGTACATACCTTGCGGTTGCTTTTCTCACTCCCCGTCTCCTCACACATGGTATTCAAAGGGGGGACATCTTTGAGTAAAGGGTGGAAAGTGATTGAGCGTTTTTCTGAGGATATTGACCTTGCGCTTGACAGAAGCTTTTTGGGTTTTGACGGGGATCTGGGGAAAAAGAAAGTCAGCCGATTGCGCAGAGCTTCCTATGACTATATTTCCGGCACACTAATCCATGAATTACAACAAGCGTTTGATGATTTCGGTTTTCATGACGTAAGCTTGAGAATAGAAGAGGTGCAGCATATAGATCAAGACCCATTGGTCATTGAAATATATTATCCAAAGTTAACGGAGACAGATACCTATTTGAAACCTGGTGTATTACTTGAGGTAGGTAGCCGTTCATTAAAGGAGCCCTTTACCATAAAACCCATCATTTCATACATCGGCGAACAACATTCTGACAGGCTTTTTGCCGACCAAGCTGTTGGCATTCCTGTTGTCAATGCTGAGAGAACATTATTGGAAAAGGTTTTTCTCCTTCATGAAGAGCACCAGCGGCCGATGGAAAAACGTCGTCTAAACCGACTGAGCCGGCATCTTTACGATATCTACAGGCTATCTCAAACATCTCATTGTGAAGCCGCACTTAAAGACTCTGAACTGTACCGTACCATTGTAAATCACAGATCACGATTTGTTCGATTATCTGGTGTTGACTATTCTCAGCACCAACCAAAGTATATCAATTTCATTCCTCCGGAAGATGCACTCTCTGAATGGAAAAAAGACTATTCAGAAATGAGAGAAAACATGATCCATACGGATTCACCAGCATTCGGTGAATTGATTGACTATTTACGAGACTTCCAATCCAGGTTAAATGGCCTAACCTGGACTCTATGA
- a CDS encoding DUF6088 family protein, with translation MTESIHYKILRKIKKARRGALFFPDSFTGIATPKTAAKTLERLVQSGELVRVAKGIYTRPRIDPVIGVTYPDIEEISSALARRDKARIVSTGSYALYKLGLTTQVPLNVVFYTDGSARKVTIGNQVITFKRAAPKNLAALGSISKLAIQALRTIGKDNVTPEQIHKIRTLLKDENEWHLEHDLKLAPDWIRRLLSK, from the coding sequence ATGACAGAAAGCATTCATTATAAAATACTTAGGAAAATAAAAAAAGCCAGAAGGGGCGCGCTCTTTTTCCCGGACAGCTTCACTGGCATAGCTACACCTAAAACCGCTGCAAAGACACTGGAGCGCCTTGTTCAATCCGGAGAACTCGTTCGGGTTGCGAAAGGTATCTATACAAGACCCAGGATTGATCCTGTTATCGGTGTTACCTATCCGGATATCGAAGAAATATCCAGTGCTCTGGCTCGCAGAGACAAGGCACGTATTGTTTCAACAGGAAGCTATGCATTGTATAAACTTGGGCTTACGACACAGGTTCCACTTAATGTCGTATTTTATACGGACGGCTCAGCCCGCAAAGTTACCATTGGCAACCAGGTCATAACATTTAAAAGAGCCGCGCCAAAAAACCTGGCGGCATTAGGTTCAATTAGCAAACTGGCGATACAGGCTCTCAGGACTATTGGAAAAGACAATGTGACCCCGGAGCAAATTCATAAAATCAGAACCCTTTTGAAAGACGAAAATGAATGGCATCTCGAACATGACCTGAAACTGGCACCTGACTGGATCCGCAGGCTATTGAGCAAATAA